A region of the Falco peregrinus isolate bFalPer1 chromosome 19, bFalPer1.pri, whole genome shotgun sequence genome:
TGTGTGTGCATAATGCATGGTGCCAGGGGCCGTGCATGCATGGTGCATGGTGCCATGGGCTGTGCATGCATGGTGCATGGTGCCAGGGGCCGTGCATGCATGGTGCATGGTGCTAGGGGCTGTACACCCATGGTGCATGGTGCTAGGGGCTGTGCATGCATGGTGCTAGGGGACATAGGTCCCTGGTGCGTGGGGGCAGGGGTTGCATGCCTGTGGTGCTTGGGGCTGTACATTCATGGGGCCAGGGGCCGTGGGTgcaagggctgggggctgtATTCACAGCCTTGCCCTGGTGCATTGGTCCCATGGGCAAGCTCAGGGAGGACCGTTCGCAGAGGGAGGCAGGCGATGGGGACAGCCTCCCATCAGGCTGGCTGGCCCTGGCAGCCAGCAACCTGGCCCAGGGAGTGCTGTGAAGGTGCCAAATCCGCTTCTGTGGCTGCCGAAATCAATGCAGCACAAAGAGCTCATAAATTCAAAAGCTGCTCCGAGTCGCCGACTTGCTGCGCTCCCGGCCCGGGGAACCTTATGGTGCATCCCCGGTACAGGGGGGCTGGGGaaaccccccagccccctgaggAACCTCTGCAGAGGGGGTACCATGGGGGCTGTGCTCCCCTGCACCATGCAGGGGCATCTCCCCTCATCCCCAGCATCAGCCTCCTGTCCAGATGTCTGCAGGAGGCCGTGGGCAGCTGGACCCCCTCCAGGACATGcccagtgtccccagcagccccttgTGCCGCTCCCCACggagggctggggacagcagtaCTAGCCACTGGGCTCTCCTTTCAGCGCCGGTCCCCAGCCCGCTGGCGAGAGCCCTTTGTGCCAGGCAGCCTTGGGAGAGGCCGGGGACATAATGGCTGCTTTGCTTGGTCCCAGTTTTCCCAGCCTGCGCGCGGGGAACCTCTGGCGTGAGCTGAATGGCAAAGAGAacccctcctgctccttccctcccccctctgCCCCACGCTTTGTGTGCCCTCAGCCATCCCCCCGGCAGCTCGCTGACCTCAACCCCCTCTACACAccccgtccctgtccccccGCACGTGCACGAGCTCACGCACACGCATGTGCACGCCTGCACGTGTGCAGGCTGCAACACGCATGCAGGAGCACGAGCGCGCACACGCACGCCCTGCTTGCACGCTCGCCTCCCCAGCCTGTTCgctgcttcttccctgctgaacaccagctattaaaaaaacccaacacaatcTTGCGGAGGTTTTTGACGGTGATCGCGCAGCCCCCGGTCTGGCATCGCCTCCCTGCTGGCCAGGGCCAGGCTCTGGGCTCAGACTTTCTGCGCTgtcagggccaggctgggatctgctgtctccagaggacccacctccctgggaagactggtggggctggatgggaccCAGTGGCGCCCAGCCAATGGTCCTGGTTGGTCATGATGTCTCCTTCCGCCTGTTAAGCAGggcacattttcttctcttccctctcctttccacCATCCAAAGTCCAGGTTACTCTGTGGCCGTGCTGGTGCCAGGCTCTCCCTCTGTGCCCCGCCACCCCATCCCCACACGCGTGGGCTGGGCTCTCTCCTGGACCCCTCCTCCTCATGCAGCAAAGGGACAAAATTCAGGTTTTTGATGAGTCTTTGGATCTGAAGCACAGCTGgtggcttttcttcctccctttgcAGGGCAGAGGATGGCCGCAGCCCTtccgctgctgctgctctgggtgtTTATCCCCACGGTGGTCTCGGAGGTGTTTGGCCCTGGAGATGGCACAGGTAATGCGGCATCATCACGGCATCATgcactgctccctgccctgtgggTGCGCTGCGGCAGGggtcccggggcggggggcggggatGAACACCCCATGCTGGTCCTGCTCATGGTTCCTCTCTTCTCTCACCCAGAGGACCTCAAGGCGCTGCAGGTCTCCATCCCACGCCACCCAGTTTTGGACGCCGTGCTGGCAGGCGACATCACCATCCCCTGCCTCATCACCTACCTcggcccccagcccacccctgGCACTGCCGGCCGCCGCGCAGTCCTGGGAACCCCCCGGGTCAAGTGGACCTTCATCTCTGAGGGCAGGGAGGTGGAGATCTTGGTAGCTCGGGGGGACAGGGTGAAGGTGAGCGAGGACTATCGCCTCCGTGCCTCCCTGCCCATCTTCCACCAGCGCTACACCAACgcctccctgctgctcaccGAGCTGCGGCCCAATGACTCGGGGATCTACCGCTGCGACGTGCAGCATGGCATCGAGGACGGCCACGACATCCTTGACGTCAAAGTCAAAGGTACCTCAAGGTGGGGAGCGGTGGGAatcggggcggggggcacccaGGTGTCCTCTGCTGGCTCAGCAACTCCCTCCTACACCTGGATGCAGATGCACCCATGCAGTGGGAGGTTGCTGTAAAGGTGTACCTGGGTGCAgtgggggctgtgctgctgcaatgGTTCACCCAGGTGCAGATACACGCGTctgggtggggggctgctgcaaAGGTGCATCTGCGCCCATGCAGGGGGGACAACACACACGGCCCCTGCTGCAGTGGTGCACCTGAGTGCAGATGCACCCATGCAGTGGGGGGCTGCTGCAAAGGTGCACCTGGGTGCAGATGCACCTGTGTGGGTGGGGCGCTGCTGCAATGGTGCACCTGAGTGCAGATGCACCCATGCAgtgggggctgctgcagtggtGCACCCGGGTGCAGATGCACCCATGCAGTGGGAGGTTGCTGCAATGGTGCACGCAGATGCGGATGCACGTGTGTGGTTGGGGGGCTGCTGCAATGGTGCACCCGGGTGCAGGTGCACCCTTGTGGGTGGGGGCTGCCGTGAAGCCCCTCGCCCACACCCATGTCCCTCCCCACAGGGGTGGTGTTTCACTACCGGGAGGGCTCCATGCGCTACGCTTACACCTTCGCCGAGGCGCAGGAAGCTTGTGCCAGGATCGGCGCCCACATTGCCACCCCCGAGCAGCTGTACGCTGCCTACCTCGGCGGCTACGAGCAGTGTGATGCTGGCTGGATCGCTGACCAGACCGTCAGGTGGGCACCACCACTGTGTGGGCATCGTGCCTGTTGCCTCCCTCTCCATCCTCCCGCGAGTCACCAGCCctcccctctgctttcctgcccCAGGTACCCCATCCACACACCCCGTGAGGCCTGTTACGGAGATATGAATGGCTTCCCCGGGGTGAGGAATTACGGGGTGGTGGACCCAGAGGACATGTACGATGTGTACTGCTACGCCGAGGACCTCCCAGGTACCTGCGGTGCCGCCAGCCCTGTGTGCCCTCCCCCGCTTCGGTGGCTGCTCTAACTCGCCCCCATAACCCGCTGTAAAACCCAAGTGCaaaagctgctctgagctgcaggCGTTGGCTCCAGAACCTCTGAGCTCTGCAAAACTTTGGGCACTTTGATGCATGCAAGCGCAGGGGCTTGCCGCGCTGCTTCCCAAAGCATCTCTCGTTTGGTTTTGCGGGATGCGGGATTGTCCTGCCCACCAGCCAGTGCCCATCTGTGGCCTCAGGGCTGGAGggtgctcagccaggctggcagtgtGCCGTGGGTACTGCGCTGCGTGGTGTTTTGGGGTTCGGGCAAGCCGACACTGCGTTTTGCATGCACTGGGGTGCTGCATGTCCTGCATCCTGCCTGGCTGGCTGTGTGTGGGGTGGCTGGTCCCTCCTTCGGGCCCCGATGGGGGTCCCCCTCCAACGGCTGCTGTGGGATTGGTTGGGGTGATGCCAGGCAGGGATGCGGTGCAGTCGGTGCGTGGGGCGAGAGGCGCTGGGATGGGGACACCAGTGCAGTGATGGGGTCTGGCACGCAGCGTGCCTTGGGATAGCGGTCTCCATCCCTTCTCAGCATGAAACGCCACCACAGGGTCTGCTGGGCTTGTAGGTCCCTTTAGAAATATCCAGTATGTGGATTGCGCTGTTCAGGGCACCGAGTTGCTCCTCTACAGTCCTTTTCATGGATGCTTCAAAGTCTCAGCTCTGTCAGCGAGGGCAGGTACCCAGTGTGGCACGGGGGCTGCAGCCGTGCCCACGCTGCTGTTGTTGTGTGCATGTGCCAGGAGACcggaggcaggcagggatgcaggtAGGGCCCTCCAGCCCCCAGTTCTCCTTGTGAGGACCACGCTGGAGGTCTCCAACTCCAAGCCAGCTCCTGGGGTCGTGCAGAGAGTGGAGGAGGCGAGGGGGCTCCCTGAGCCcatgcccccctccccagctctgacgcctgtctccttcctctcttcGCAGGGGAGATCTTTTTGGAGACAGCCCCAGACAAATTCACGctggaggaggcggcggcgcgcTGCCGGGCACTGGGCACGGAGCTGGCGAGCACGGGGCAGCTCTACGCCGCTTGGAGCGCGGGGCTGGACGCCTGCAGCCCCGGCTGGCTGGCCGATGGCAGCGTCCGCTACCCCATCGTCACCCCCCGGGAACGCTGCGGTGGGGCTTTGCCGGGCGTCAAAACCATCTTCCTCTTCCGCAACCAGACGGGATTCCCCGATGCCCAGAGCAGATACGATGCATACTGTTTCCGAGGTAAAGaggggcacccccagccccatgggtgCTCCCAGGCAGGGACCAGCGTGAGGTTTCGGGAAGCCTCCGGGCAGGGGTCTGGGTGCCCGGTGGGTGCAGGgtgccagctccagcccacCCATGCGCTGCACGTGgggtgcagcagagctgggaggtcCTGCAGGCTTGGGATCGCATCGGGATCCCCGCGTGCTCTCCATGCCATGCACCGTGATATTGCGATAGAGCAGGGGTGATTTGTTTCAGTCGTGCACATCAGCCTGCTATAACAGGTTAGGGATGCTTTGCATGGTCTCCATGTTGCGTGCCACTATATCGTGACAGGGGAGTGATAACCTGCATGGTCCTGATATTGCATGCCGATAGATTGTGATAGAGGAGAGATGCTCTGCATGGTCTCAATAGTGCATGCTGATATATCGCGACAGAATAGGGATGCCCTGCATGTCCTCAGTACTGCACACTGCTCTGTCGCGACAGAACAGGGATGTCTTGCGTGGCACTGTTGGTCTATGTGAGCTGCGTGGGCATGGCTCCGGGATGGTTCATGCTGGCCAGGGAGGCATTGCTGGGTCCCTGcgagctgctggaggcagcctgCGAGGCTGCTGGTGGGCAATATGTCCCAGCGGTGACAAGGACCCGagacccgcgggcagcggcgctgaGCTGCCGGGGTGCCCTGCGCGCTGGTGGCCGTGAGCGATAAGCCAGGAGGTGATGAGCAAGGATGGAGAGAGGCAGGGATAacgggcagggagggaggaagagcagcTCCTCTGTTCCTCCTTCCTGGTCCCACATCTCTGTGCATCCCCTGGTCCCATATCTCTGTGCATCCCCTcgggggctggtggggtggggaggctCTCCCCTGGATCGACTGGATGCCACGcatctctgtgcctcagtttccccacctctTGGCAGGGAAACCCATGGGTTAGGCAGGATGGACCCGTCCCATGAAGCCGCCACCCCTGTAACCTACTAACTCCCCACGCACGTCTGTACTCCCTGAGACGGGGATGGGGGTGTGGAGAAGGACCCCCCAGGGTGGGGGTGCCAGCGTGCATTGAGGTTTAGGGTTTgctggagggggaggaggagaagaggggagAGCTGCTGTCGGGAAGGGCAGGGATGAGCAGAAAATGCTGCGAGTGTAAAATTCGGCGCTGCCTGGCCACCTGCCGAAGCCACCAGCCTTGGTCCGGCAGCTGTGGGGGGAGCTGGactggagcagctgtggggggAGCTGGACTGGAGCATGGCGCTGGGGCCAGCGCAAGTGGTGTAAATCAGCATCGCCTCGGGGAAACAGGGCTCAGGGTCTgaccctgctgcctgctgccaagCCCCACAGCCCGCAGTGCCTGGGGAGGGCCCGATCCTGCCCTGTGCTGACCCTGCtagaggggaaagaagaggtCGAGGAGAGCTGGGTCCCCGCCCGGGTGccaggctgtccccagggctccaGCCCCACGCCGGGGCAAGGGCATCTCTGCCTGCCACGGGGCCAGGCCAGGGCGGTAATATCCCACTTTCTTTCTGCCCACAGAAGGGACAAACTCTTTCCCTGAGGCTGCAGGAAAATACGGAGCCCGAGAGCCCGAGGGCCTCCAGGAGATTGTTACAGTGGCAGaaaagctggaggagctgcagctgcccaaAGCGCAAGTGGAGATTGAGTCGCGAGGGGCTATATACGCCGTCCCTTTCTTTAAGGACCCTGAGCTGGAAAAGCCGAGCCCGTCCCCCGAAGACGCACCAGGGCCAGGGGCCCAGCACCCCCCGCTAGATACCTCCGTGTCCTCAGGTCACCCACTGCGTCCCCCTTCCCCACGGCCCCGGCCGTCCCCCAGCCAGGCGTCCCGCTTAGCTGTGCTGCaaaactggggagcccagcccctgtggtggcagggacagctggggaCAAGCCAAGCAGCCAGTGCCAGGGTTCGGGgtgcagagaagagcagcagggatggaggtgCCAGGATGGCAAGGAGAGGTCAgaggcacccatgggtgctcgGGTCACCCCAGCCATCCCCGTCCCGGAGCACCCATGGCCAGGGCACCGGTGTCTTGGTGTAGGGTTGTGCACAAGTCCCTGGTGTGGGGACATCTGCCTGTCCCTCCCTCGGCCGGGGTCCAGCATGCAGGGTCAGCGCCGGACCGTGGTTTAGCCGTGTAAAGAGCCGGAGCAGGGAGATGGTGGCCGCAGGGAGAGGAGGCCAGATGCGGCAGCGAGGGGCTGAGTGTGGGCCCTGCCACAGGgaagcctgtgccagggctgggcttggcagtgGCCGAGCCAGAGCTCAGTCTGCCGTGCCGATTCAGCGGGGACAATGTCACGCAGGCTCAGGGTCATTTTTGTCTCCCTGGGCATCTTTGCGCTGGCGTCGCCaccctgcccccagctctgcccaccgTGGGCAGGATCTGCAGCGCTGGCGGGCGatgccggtgccggtgccccGCGGTCTGGCTGGCTCCCCGGTGCCGGTGTCTCACCGCCTTTCTGCCTTGCCCTTTGCAGAGGAGGAACAGGGAGCAGCGCTGGGCAGGGACCCTGGCAGCACATCGGCGGAGACCCCCGGCAGAGGGCAAGACCCCAGCCAGCCCACGGAGCCGGATGGAGCTGCTGGCACACAGACACCCTCCATGTCCCCCCAGGCGGGTGCAGAGGGACCCACCGGTGCCCCGTCCCCATCGGGGGCCACAGCAGGTGATGCAGAACCTTCCGAAGGGTCTTCCCAGCCGCCCAAGCCCACTGACCCCACGCGTCACCCCGACCGGCCCCAGGATGCTGTGGGGCGCCCAGCCCACACTGCCAGCCCCGGGGCACCTGGGCACCGGGTGACGTTGCCGATCAGTGCCACTTCTGCCACCTCGACAGATAGCCAAGAGCCTGGTGGGATCCCCCGCAACGGCCACGAGTCCGGTGGGGTGAGCACCCCCACCGCTGAGGATGCTGAGCTCTCGGGAGATGTGGTCGAAAGCCTTGGGGTGTCCccactgccccctgccccctcgCAGCcgcaggaggagggagaggagcagtcGGGGGCCCTGTGGCTCCCCTCGCCTGCGGCCCCGGGGGACGGGAGCACTGTCCCCGTGGCAGAGGCAACAGCGGTCACACCGTGGCACGAGGAggtgcctggcagcagcagcgtgcCGGCCACGGGAGGCGAGGATGCTGTGCCACGACCCCCCGGTACTGACAGCGTGATGCCCACTGCATCgtcagaagaggaggaggaggaggaggaagcggAGGAAGGGCAACCCGCTCCCTCCGTTGCAACCGTGGAGGGTTTCCTTGCAGCCGTTCCCGGAGAACCAGGTGGGACCCGCAGGGATGGCCTCACCTCTCCCCGTACCAGTGGTTCCGGGGTGACCCTGGCTGGGACCCCATCGGGGGACCCAGCCCCCAGCACGGccgctcccctgcctgccctccccaccgAGCGGGCCAGTGTCGGGGCGGGCAGCCGCTCGGCCGGGGGTCCCCGCCGTGCCACCCTTGCCCTCGGGGCAgccctcctggctgctctgTGGCACTAGAGAAAGCCAAGACCTTTCCTTCACGCTGCGCTTCCCTctgtccgtccgtccgtccgtctgtctctcctctctctctccatcctCCTCAGCTGGGTAAGGGAAGGTTACAGGTCCGGAGAAGCACATATTTGTCAAACAAATTGGTCCGAGCTCCGCATGCACTTAAATCTCTTCTACTTCTGTGAAGTGTTTTAATGACTGTTtccatgaaaaaacaaaaaacaaaaaaacaaaaaaaaaaaaacaccaacaaaaaagaaaatctaaagaAGGCCCCAAACCCTACTCTGACTAACAGTGATACTAATAAAGGGAATTAAAAGCTTTCTAGAACAAGCATCTCGGCTAGCTCTTCCCTTCGTCCTTGCGCCTGCTGCCTCGCTGCCCGCCCACGTGCCTCCCCCACTGACGAACTaatcccccagcccccccaaacCTGCGTCGTGTCCCCCGGGAGCGGGGTGGCTGGGACCCTGTGTcaagggggtgggtgggatgcGGCTGCTTTGCATCCTCCGTGTGGCCCCTCCGGGGATGGCTCCCCCCGTGCTGCCCCAGGTGGAGGGACAAGGGCTGAGTGGTGtgagccagggaggggggggaggctTCCTACCCCCCGGAGCTGTGGGGGGCACCCATGGGTCATGGGGTTCAGAACCCCGCCAAGAGCAGCCGCCTCATGCAGTCCTTGATGGCCAAGTGCCCCGAAATTGCTGTGGCCCCCCAGGGAGTgcagcacccccccccccggcccagccctgctccccccacaTGGGGACTGAGACAGGCGGGCTGTGGGTGCACAAACCGCCACAAGCGGGTGTCACCCACCCCCCAGCGCCCACGCTGGGATGCTCCCGGCTCCGGTGCCTCTTACAGCAGCCAAGCCCTTGCCCCATctgccctcccagctccctgcaccgAGGGGACTGCACGGGGTCTCTGCTCCCCTTGGCCTGGCAGTGCCGTGGCGCCGAGGATGCTCCGTGGCGGGTGGCCGGATCACGGGGCGGCTGCCTTTGCCCTGGCCAGGAGCGATGCTCAGAACGTGCCGTTTGTGTGGTGGGAGAGCCCTAAATAGCTCATCCCGCTCCATGCCTCGGTCTGCTGGGGGTGAGCTGGATGTCCCGAGTGCCCCgccagggaggtggtggtgcaCGGGGATGGGTGAGGATGGCAGCGTTGTCCTTGGCACAGCCCCACCAAGCCAAGGACCATGAAATGGGGCATCGTTAGGCTGGAGGGTGTCAAGGACTTTCCATCTCCACTCTGCCAGCGCTGGCGGCAGCCCTTAATCACGCTCttgagccagggctgggagcacaCGATGTGCTCCGGGCACCTTAATGACCGTTACGGGCTGATGGAGATGTGCGGGTTGGGGACGGCGCCGGCTGAGTTAtcagccctggccaggctgaaGGTGACAAGAGAGGGACAGGCGCAAGGCTCACCTTGCTGCCAGGCTGAGGACGTGCGGCCGGGATGTGCTGAAGGGTTTGTCCTTTGCACGTTCCCCTCCTAAAACACATTTGCTTCATCGTGCCAGGGGACAGCAGGAGCCGTCTCTGGGTGGCAGGAGCAGGCCAGGGGCTGGCACGGCAGCGAGCCCACTGATGCGGAGGGCAAGAGCATCCAGTTCATGTCCCCGTGCCCTGGGGGGAGGCCAAAGCCCCAGGTCTCTCCAGCTCTGGGCCAAGGCGGTGGAGCTGTGCGCATCCCATAGACCAAGGGCAGACGGGACGGCTCTGGCCACATCACCGTGTGCCCCACCGAgtccttctcctgccccagacTTGGTGCCTTCAGTGGTCAGATCAGCGACCTGATCGCTATGGGGCTCCTCAGCACAGAGAGGAGGTTTTAACGATGCTGGGCACTAACGATGTCCCCAGCTCCGTGGTGAGGAAGGCTGCGTGTGCCTTGCAGGTGGCTGCATCCCCAACCCCTGCCTGAACGGAGGGACCTGCACGGAGGACGGCGCCCGCCTcgcctgcctgtgcctgcccgGCTACGGAGGCAGCAGCTGCGAAAGACGTGAGTCCCCAAGTCCCACCGCGGCCCCTGCCgagcccctgctgcagcctcgGCCCAGGAGACATAAATGTGGGGAAAtgaggttttggggttgggCTGGTGAGCTGGGCTCCCTCCCCTTGaccctctcctctctccctcctcactCCCCGCTGTGGCTCAGCGCTGGAGAAGTGCAGCCCCGGCTGGGACAGCTTCCAGGGAGCCTGCTACAAGCACTTCTCCACCCGGAGGAGCTGGGAGGATGCGGAGGGCCAGTGCAGGCATTATGGGGGACACCTGGCCACCATCCTGACACCCGAAGAGCAGGACTTCATCAACGGTAAGTGACATTGCtgcatcccccctccccaacccccagccctctgcccaGGGGACCCTCAGCATCCCTCGGAGCTGGGCTTTGAGTTTTAAACTCT
Encoded here:
- the BCAN gene encoding LOW QUALITY PROTEIN: brevican core protein (The sequence of the model RefSeq protein was modified relative to this genomic sequence to represent the inferred CDS: deleted 1 base in 1 codon), which codes for MPGGARPQPSCQPAADRCLHCPAEPAAQPQPGVVGTPPSTLLFPPPPRRRAAAGLPPRREQGQRMAAALPLLLLWVFIPTVVSEVFGPGDGTEDLKALQVSIPRHPVLDAVLAGDITIPCLITYLGPQPTPGTAGRRAVLGTPRVKWTFISEGREVEILVARGDRVKVSEDYRLRASLPIFHQRYTNASLLLTELRPNDSGIYRCDVQHGIEDGHDILDVKVKGVVFHYREGSMRYAYTFAEAQEACARIGAHIATPEQLYAAYLGGYEQCDAGWIADQTVRYPIHTPREACYGDMNGFPGVRNYGVVDPEDMYDVYCYAEDLPGEIFLETAPDKFTLEEAAARCRALGTELASTGQLYAAWSAGLDACSPGWLADGSVRYPIVTPRERCGGALPGVKTIFLFRNQTGFPDAQSRYDAYCFREGTNSFPEAAGKYGAREPEGLQEIVTVAEKLEELQLPKAQVEIESRGAIYAVPFFKDPELEKPSPSPEDAPGPGAQHPPLDTSVSSEEEQGAALGRDPGSTSAETPGRGQDPSQPTEPDGAAGTQTPSMSPQAGAEGPTGAPSPSGATADSQEPGGIPRNGHESGGVSTPTAEDAELSGDVVESLGVSPLPPAPSQPQEEGEEQSGALWLPSPAAPGDGSTVPVAEATAVTPWHEEVPGSSSVPATGGEDAVPRPPGTDSVMPTASSEEEEEEEEAEEGQPAPSVATVEGFLAAVPGEPGGCIPNPCLNGGTCTEDGARLACLCLPGYGGSSCERPLEKCSPGWDSFQGACYKHFSTRRSWEDAEGQCRHYGGHLATILTPEEQDFINDQYREYQWIGLNDRTIEGDFQWSDGSPLLYENWHHGQPDSYFLSGENCVVIVWHDGGQWSDVPCNYHLSYTCKMGLVQCGPPPSVTNARAFGKPKQRYEIGSITRYQCRRGFVQRRSPIIRCQEDGTWELPQLTCRPGLVEHPHD